One segment of Echeneis naucrates chromosome 15, fEcheNa1.1, whole genome shotgun sequence DNA contains the following:
- the LOC115055852 gene encoding arginine vasopressin-induced protein 1-like yields MSPFPGFLRMDTGPASPPSSMMAGPSRLWRLAERRNRKAGSGNIFSDVNLWQLQRLFRAAGDQDAEQRAQLVWGHGDEAELAQALIGLRSRSHRRGLRTNGRDSLGSHWLRAFNHLRIGESAPRSQGKVVAEETDSEAKTHGSPEPRRHSAVGTTERSTGATVVQTQGQSLPGMSERPVRVSSGVRRGGESDPERYLHRILH; encoded by the exons ATGTCACCTTTTCCTGGGTTTCTCCGGATGGATACTGGACCTgcttcccctccttcctccatgATGGCAGGCCCTTCCAGGCTATGGCGACTTgctgagagaagaaacagaaaggctGGCTCAGGGAATATTTTTAGCGATGTGAACCTGTGGCAGCTCCAGAGATTGTTCAGGGCTGCAGGGGACCAGGATGCGGAGCAGAGAGCACAGCTGGTTTGGGGCCACGGAGATGAAGCTGAGCTCGCTCAGGCCCTAATCGGACTCCGGTCCCGAAGTCACCGGAGAGGGCTTAGGACTAACGGGCGAGATTCGCTGGGGTCACACTGGCTCCGCGCCTTCAACCACCTCAG GATTGGGGAGAGCGCGCCAAGAAGCCAGGGAAAGGTTGTAGCAGAGGAGACTGATTCTGAGGCAAAAACACACGGCAGTCCGGAGCCTCGGCGACACTCCGCTGTAGGGACGACAGAGAGAAGCACAGGTGCCACAGTGGTACAAACCCAGGGCCAAAGCCTTCCAGGGATGTCTGAGAGACCAGTTAGAGTCAGCTCTggagtgaggagaggaggagagagtgatCCAGAGAGATACCTTCACCGGATACTCCACTGA
- the marveld1 gene encoding MARVEL domain-containing protein 1, whose translation MAPQLPQPQVRKSILKFLRSFLGIIRILQIVFGAGLWVTIAASKYDGSIHFVLFVAVLFWLLTLALFFLTLLDKQDLVPLLGGERWLCTNLTHDAVAAVLYLPAIGVMIFKTGRISYCNLEQYTEPCQYKVYLTAAVFACLCCLAYLLSVIYGACRKCLGETTVI comes from the coding sequence atggcACCCCAGCTCCCACAGCCGCAGGTGAGGAAGAGTATCCTGAAGTTCCTCCGGAGTTTCCTGGGAATCATCCGCATCCTGCAGATCGTCTTCGGAGCCGGACTGTGGGTCACCATCGCCGCGAGCAAATACGACGGCTCCATCCACTTCGTCCTGTTCGTCGCTGTCCTCTTCTGGCTCCTCACCCTcgccctcttcttcctcaccctTTTGGACAAGCAGGACCTGGTCCCGCTGCTGGGAGGGGAGCGCTGGTTGTGCACCAACCTGACGCACGACGCGGTCGCCGCCGTGCTCTACCTGCCGGCCATCGGGGTCATGATCTTCAAGACGGGTCGCATCTCGTACTGCAACCTGGAGCAGTACACGGAGCCGTGTCAGTACAAGGTCTACCTGACGGCCGCCGTGTTCGCCTGCCTGTGCTGCCTGGCGTACCTCCTGTCGGTTATTTATGGGGCGTGCAGGAAGTGTCTGGGGGAGACGACGGTCATCTGA